The Mycobacterium sp. 3519A genome contains a region encoding:
- a CDS encoding sigma-70 family RNA polymerase sigma factor, translated as MTEKFETHQCFQRDVLPLLDRLHRQALRLTRNHADAEDLVQDTLANAYAAFASFQQGTNLIAWLRRIMTNAYISSYRRSQRRPQYPVDDITDAQQYAESRHSSSGSPSSEELALNMLPDSEIQTAMQALPEHIRAVVYYADVEGLRRSDIAKIMNTPHGTVMSRLYRGRRRLQKALGKIDESGCRST; from the coding sequence ATGACCGAAAAGTTCGAGACACACCAGTGCTTTCAACGTGACGTTCTGCCACTGCTGGACCGGCTTCACCGCCAAGCCCTTCGGTTGACACGCAACCACGCGGACGCAGAAGATCTTGTACAGGACACGTTGGCCAATGCGTATGCCGCGTTCGCATCCTTTCAGCAAGGCACCAACCTCATTGCGTGGTTGCGCCGCATCATGACCAACGCTTACATCAGTTCTTACCGCAGAAGCCAGCGCAGGCCGCAGTATCCCGTCGATGACATCACCGACGCGCAACAGTATGCCGAGAGCCGACACTCCTCTTCCGGGTCGCCATCGTCAGAAGAGCTTGCGCTGAACATGCTGCCGGACAGCGAGATTCAAACAGCCATGCAGGCATTGCCCGAACATATCCGGGCTGTGGTCTACTACGCCGACGTCGAAGGTCTCCGACGCTCGGACATCGCCAAGATCATGAACACTCCGCACGGAACCGTCATGTCACGGCTATATCGCGGGCGCCGAAGGCTGCAGAAGGCGCTCGGAAAGATCGACGAATCCGGTTGTCGATCAACGTGA
- a CDS encoding alpha/beta fold hydrolase has protein sequence MTKWFNIPMELRYRTIDGLAIRVAETPPRGEQALLLSPWPESVLAFQPVWACLCEDVQLTAIDLPGFGRSERRPSLLSPAAMAEFIIRVIDMLGLDRPHAVGPGSGTAALLFAAARHPGRLRSLVISGASPRRPEPDELFAGSQPPDDGRIGDSRHLLDRMLSLIERYELPTEIRDDYRCSYEGVRFVESLKYMQSYPAELTVLRDLLADVSTPVRIIAARRDPFAPSEDAELLAASLPNGDLTFLDTGHFAWEDAADEYAELVNTFWRRLRHPISGGER, from the coding sequence GTGACGAAGTGGTTCAACATCCCGATGGAGCTTCGCTACCGAACCATCGACGGACTGGCGATCCGCGTCGCCGAGACCCCGCCCCGCGGCGAACAGGCGTTGCTGTTGAGCCCGTGGCCGGAGAGCGTGTTGGCGTTCCAACCGGTATGGGCGTGCCTGTGCGAGGACGTTCAACTCACGGCGATCGACCTGCCGGGATTCGGCCGCTCCGAGCGCCGTCCGTCGCTGCTATCGCCAGCGGCGATGGCGGAGTTCATCATTCGAGTGATCGATATGTTAGGGCTGGACCGTCCACACGCCGTTGGGCCCGGCAGCGGCACAGCAGCTTTGCTTTTCGCCGCCGCCAGGCATCCGGGGCGGCTTCGCAGCCTTGTCATCAGCGGCGCATCCCCACGTCGACCAGAACCGGATGAGCTCTTCGCCGGCTCGCAGCCGCCCGATGACGGCCGCATCGGCGACTCGCGACACCTTCTCGACCGGATGCTCTCGCTGATCGAGCGGTATGAACTTCCCACTGAAATCCGCGACGATTACCGATGTTCGTACGAGGGGGTCCGCTTCGTGGAATCACTGAAATACATGCAGAGCTACCCGGCCGAGTTGACAGTCCTGCGCGACCTGCTGGCCGACGTATCGACACCAGTGAGGATCATCGCCGCCCGACGTGACCCGTTTGCGCCGTCGGAGGATGCTGAACTTCTTGCGGCCAGCCTGCCCAACGGTGACCTCACTTTTCTCGACACTGGTCACTTCGCGTGGGAGGACGCCGCCGACGAGTACGCCGAGCTGGTCAACACCTTTTGGCGCAGGCTGCGTCATCCAATCTCCGGCGGAGAAAGGTAG
- a CDS encoding YkgB family protein, translating to MSTTSTTLKLARLLPVSTIDTVAALLGRYGLVVVIGWIGALKFADFEAHQIQPLVANSPAMGWLYQIFPVYTFSALLGAFEITAAVLVAIKPIAPRISIAGSLMSIVLFLATVSFLFSTPGVSEPAGGGFPALSLTGEFLLKDIPLLGLSFWTLADSIRAAMRQHLR from the coding sequence ATGAGCACCACGTCGACCACCCTGAAACTGGCTCGGTTGCTTCCTGTTTCGACGATAGACACCGTCGCTGCCCTCCTCGGTAGATACGGTCTGGTTGTCGTGATCGGATGGATCGGAGCCTTGAAATTCGCCGATTTCGAAGCGCATCAGATACAGCCGCTGGTCGCGAACAGTCCGGCCATGGGTTGGCTGTACCAGATTTTCCCCGTCTACACCTTCTCGGCGTTGTTGGGCGCGTTCGAGATCACCGCCGCAGTGTTGGTCGCGATCAAGCCCATAGCCCCACGAATCTCCATCGCAGGCAGCCTGATGTCGATCGTGCTGTTCCTTGCCACGGTCAGCTTCCTGTTCAGCACGCCCGGCGTGAGCGAGCCGGCAGGTGGTGGCTTTCCCGCTTTGTCGCTCACCGGCGAATTCCTTCTGAAAGACATTCCGCTGCTTGGCCTCTCCTTCTGGACGCTCGCAGATTCCATCCGGGCCGCCATGCGTCAGCACCTCCGCTAG
- a CDS encoding DUF2126 domain-containing protein, with the protein MGIKVALEHRTSYTFDRLVQVYPHVIRLRPAPHSRTPIDAYSLTIEPADHFINWQQDAFGNFLARVVFPNRARSLTITVGLIADLKVINPFDFFIEDWAEHWSGSAGFEYPKALAEDLKPYLRPVDEDTEGSGPGDLVQAWVKNFAVAPGTRTIDFLVALNRAINADVGYSVRMEPGVQTPDHTLRTGIGSCRDSAWLLVSVLRQLGLAARFVSGYLVQLTSDVEALDGPSGPAADFTDLHAWAEVYIPGAGWIGLDPTSGLFAGEGHIPLSATPHPESAAPITGATEPCETTLDFSNLVTRVHEDPRVTLPYTDAAWGAICALGTTVDERLTAKDVRLTVGGEPTFVSIDNQTDPEWTTDADGPHKRERASVLTALLKKVWAPQGLVQRSQGKWYPGEPLPRWQIGLIWRDDGQPLWTNEALLADPWADAEPQALAPDAGRQLLTAITDGLGLPPSQVRPAYEDALGRLAAAVRRPDGEPVAGADDLADDTAAARAALLARLDEPVTEPAAYVLPLHRRDDDSGWASADWKLRRGRIVLLEGDSPAGLRLPLDSISWHPPRPSYDADPSPRREELRVDIEPAAVVEDADGAPTTAMVAEIRDGHLYLYLPPTERLEHFVDLVARVEAAVAKVDCPVVIEGYGPPPDPRVRSMTITPDPGVIEVNVAPTGSFAEQRQQLETLYEEARQARLSTESFDVDGTHGGTGGGNHITLGGPTPADSPLLRRPDLLVSLLTYWQRHPSLSYLFAGRFVGTTSQAPRVDEGRAEALYELEIAFAEIARLTGSASVASWITDRALRHLLTDITGNTHRAEFCIDKLYSPDSARGRLGLLELRGFEMPPHFQMAMVQSLLVRSLVAWFWDEPLRAPLIRHGANLHGRYLLPHFLIHDIADVAADLRAHGINFDTSWLDPFTEFRFPRIGTAVFDGVEIELRGAIEPWNVLGEESTAGGTARYVDSSVERIQVRLIGADRHRYVVTANGYPIPLLATDNPDVQVGGVRFRAWQPPSALHPTITVDGPLRFELVDTVTATSRGGCTYHVSHPGGRAYDNPPVNAVEAESRRGRRFDATGFTAGKVDMSDIREKQARQSTDVGAPGILDLRRVRTVLQ; encoded by the coding sequence GTGGGCATAAAGGTGGCGCTGGAGCATCGCACCAGCTACACATTCGACCGGCTGGTACAGGTGTACCCGCACGTGATTCGGCTGCGTCCGGCCCCGCATTCACGCACGCCGATCGACGCCTACTCGCTGACGATCGAACCCGCCGACCACTTCATCAACTGGCAGCAGGACGCGTTCGGCAACTTCCTGGCGCGGGTGGTGTTCCCGAACCGGGCCCGCAGCCTGACCATCACGGTCGGCTTGATCGCCGACCTGAAGGTGATCAACCCGTTCGACTTCTTCATCGAGGACTGGGCCGAACACTGGTCTGGTTCGGCTGGCTTCGAATACCCCAAGGCGCTCGCCGAAGATCTCAAGCCGTACCTGCGACCGGTCGACGAGGACACGGAGGGGTCAGGCCCCGGCGATCTGGTCCAGGCGTGGGTGAAGAACTTCGCCGTCGCACCCGGCACCCGCACCATCGACTTCTTGGTCGCGCTCAACCGCGCGATCAACGCCGACGTCGGCTACAGCGTGCGGATGGAACCCGGGGTGCAGACCCCGGATCACACGCTGCGCACCGGGATCGGCTCGTGCCGCGACTCGGCGTGGCTGCTGGTCTCGGTGCTGCGCCAACTCGGGCTGGCCGCCAGGTTCGTGTCCGGCTATCTGGTCCAGTTGACCTCCGACGTGGAGGCGCTCGACGGGCCGTCGGGGCCTGCCGCCGACTTCACCGATCTGCACGCCTGGGCCGAGGTGTACATCCCCGGCGCCGGCTGGATCGGGCTCGACCCGACGTCGGGGCTTTTCGCCGGCGAGGGCCACATTCCGTTGTCGGCGACGCCGCACCCCGAATCGGCGGCCCCGATCACCGGCGCGACCGAGCCGTGCGAGACGACGCTGGACTTCTCCAATCTCGTCACCCGCGTGCACGAAGATCCCCGAGTCACGTTGCCTTACACCGACGCGGCGTGGGGCGCGATCTGCGCGTTGGGCACCACGGTGGACGAGCGGTTGACCGCAAAAGACGTCCGACTCACCGTCGGCGGCGAGCCGACATTCGTGTCGATCGACAACCAGACCGACCCGGAATGGACCACGGATGCCGACGGCCCGCACAAGAGGGAGCGAGCGTCCGTCTTGACGGCCCTGCTGAAGAAGGTGTGGGCGCCGCAGGGCTTGGTGCAGCGCAGCCAGGGCAAGTGGTATCCCGGAGAACCGTTGCCGCGCTGGCAGATTGGGTTGATCTGGCGTGACGACGGTCAGCCGCTGTGGACCAACGAGGCACTGCTGGCCGATCCGTGGGCAGACGCCGAACCGCAGGCGCTCGCACCGGATGCGGGCCGCCAGCTGCTGACGGCCATCACCGACGGGCTCGGGCTGCCACCCTCGCAGGTGCGGCCGGCCTACGAGGACGCACTGGGCAGGTTGGCGGCCGCGGTGCGCAGGCCCGACGGCGAACCCGTCGCGGGCGCAGACGATTTGGCCGACGACACAGCCGCAGCGCGCGCGGCGCTGCTGGCACGCCTCGACGAGCCCGTCACCGAACCGGCCGCCTACGTGCTGCCGCTGCACCGCCGCGACGACGACTCCGGGTGGGCCAGCGCGGACTGGAAACTGCGTCGGGGCCGCATCGTGCTGCTCGAAGGCGACTCACCGGCCGGGCTGCGGCTGCCGCTGGACTCGATCAGCTGGCATCCGCCGCGGCCGTCGTACGACGCCGACCCGTCGCCCCGCCGCGAGGAGTTGCGGGTCGACATCGAACCGGCTGCCGTCGTGGAGGACGCCGACGGCGCGCCCACCACCGCGATGGTCGCCGAAATCCGCGACGGACACCTCTATCTGTACCTGCCACCCACCGAGCGGTTGGAACACTTCGTCGACCTAGTCGCCCGGGTCGAGGCCGCCGTGGCCAAAGTCGACTGTCCCGTCGTGATCGAGGGCTACGGGCCGCCGCCGGATCCGCGGGTCCGCTCGATGACGATCACGCCCGACCCCGGCGTCATCGAGGTCAACGTCGCCCCGACGGGCAGCTTCGCCGAACAGCGACAGCAATTGGAGACGCTCTACGAAGAGGCGCGTCAGGCCCGGTTGTCGACCGAATCGTTCGACGTCGACGGCACGCACGGCGGCACCGGCGGCGGCAACCACATCACCCTTGGCGGTCCGACGCCCGCCGATTCGCCGCTGTTGCGCCGCCCCGACCTGCTGGTCTCGCTGCTGACCTACTGGCAGCGCCATCCGTCGCTGTCCTATCTGTTCGCGGGACGGTTCGTCGGAACGACGTCACAGGCGCCGCGCGTCGACGAGGGCCGCGCCGAGGCGCTCTACGAACTCGAGATCGCCTTCGCCGAAATCGCCCGGCTCACCGGCTCCGCAAGCGTCGCTTCGTGGATCACCGACCGCGCCCTCCGCCACCTCCTCACCGACATCACCGGTAACACGCACCGCGCGGAGTTCTGTATCGACAAGCTCTACAGCCCCGACAGCGCGCGCGGCCGCCTCGGTCTGCTGGAACTGCGCGGCTTCGAGATGCCGCCGCATTTTCAGATGGCGATGGTGCAGTCGCTGTTGGTGCGGTCATTGGTGGCCTGGTTCTGGGACGAACCGCTGCGCGCCCCGCTGATCCGCCACGGCGCCAACCTGCACGGCCGATATCTGTTGCCGCACTTCCTGATTCACGACATCGCCGACGTTGCCGCCGACCTGCGGGCGCACGGCATCAACTTCGACACCAGCTGGCTGGACCCGTTCACCGAGTTCCGGTTCCCGCGCATCGGCACCGCGGTGTTCGACGGAGTCGAGATCGAACTGCGCGGCGCGATCGAACCATGGAACGTGCTCGGCGAGGAATCCACCGCAGGCGGCACCGCCCGCTATGTCGACTCGTCGGTGGAGCGGATCCAGGTCCGGCTGATCGGCGCGGACCGGCACCGCTACGTGGTCACCGCCAACGGGTATCCGATCCCGTTGCTGGCCACTGACAATCCCGACGTCCAGGTCGGCGGGGTGCGGTTCCGGGCATGGCAACCGCCAAGCGCGCTGCATCCGACCATCACCGTCGACGGGCCGCTGCGGTTCGAGTTGGTCGACACCGTGACCGCGACCTCGCGTGGCGGTTGCACCTACCACGTGTCCCACCCGGGCGGCCGCGCGTACGACAACCCGCCGGTCAATGCGGTGGAGGCCGAATCCCGCCGCGGCCGCCGGTTCGATGCCACCGGCTTCACCGCAGGCAAGGTCGACATGTCTGACATCCGCGAGAAGCAGGCCCGCCAATCCACCGATGTGGGCGCGCCGGGCATCTTGGATCTGCGCCGGGTGCGTACCGTTTTGCAGTGA
- a CDS encoding LysR family transcriptional regulator: MEAFLAVAEEGGFSVAARRLHVSQPALSQTIGALEDYLGVKLFVRAKSGVHITMAGRALRSEARAVLAKHHQLRRVMAGYTIEGGGVIRLGIPLLLGADVLRALAQFAGGDRPTRVEPRHHQSMSGQLEDLRTGALDVIFVRERPVGEEFDAVLVARETLGVLLATDLAAQVADASGVRLEALRGLQWFNWPRASSPAWHDELAGILRGHGVDIGSVDGEGEFAIPSVMLAAVGSRQAFALVPRHSVPSVSDTVVWAPIAGHSVVQRTWAAWRATSRRRDIAQLITTLDAPGDDE; this comes from the coding sequence TTGGAGGCCTTCCTCGCGGTAGCCGAGGAAGGCGGTTTCTCCGTCGCCGCGCGAAGACTTCACGTCAGTCAACCCGCCCTTTCTCAAACGATAGGTGCGCTGGAGGATTACCTCGGCGTGAAGCTCTTCGTGCGCGCAAAATCCGGCGTGCACATCACGATGGCGGGACGTGCCCTCCGGTCGGAGGCGCGCGCAGTCCTTGCCAAGCACCACCAACTCCGGCGGGTGATGGCGGGCTACACGATCGAGGGCGGAGGCGTGATCCGACTGGGGATTCCGCTGTTGCTCGGTGCCGACGTGCTGCGCGCGCTTGCCCAGTTCGCGGGAGGCGACCGCCCAACGCGGGTCGAACCGCGCCACCACCAATCGATGTCTGGCCAGCTCGAAGACTTGCGTACCGGTGCCCTCGACGTGATCTTCGTGAGGGAACGCCCGGTTGGCGAAGAGTTCGACGCGGTGTTGGTGGCGCGCGAGACTCTTGGAGTCCTGCTGGCAACGGATTTGGCGGCGCAGGTTGCCGACGCGAGCGGCGTTCGCCTTGAGGCTCTGCGCGGACTGCAATGGTTCAACTGGCCCAGGGCGAGCAGCCCCGCTTGGCATGACGAACTGGCGGGCATCCTGCGTGGCCACGGAGTCGACATCGGCTCGGTGGACGGCGAAGGCGAGTTCGCGATTCCCTCCGTGATGCTGGCCGCCGTCGGTTCACGGCAGGCTTTCGCGCTTGTTCCCCGGCATAGCGTGCCGTCGGTCTCAGACACCGTCGTCTGGGCGCCGATCGCAGGTCATTCTGTGGTGCAACGAACCTGGGCCGCGTGGCGTGCTACTTCGCGTCGCCGCGATATCGCGCAACTCATCACCACACTCGATGCGCCGGGCGACGACGAATGA
- a CDS encoding DUF389 domain-containing protein has product MLHLRVIAPTELRESVIELLTENPGVTHLVVHRGAALDPHGDEITADIARESANEVIDGLKRLRVKERGAITLDVVDTVLSTRAYRAEDEAAGDPADAVVWDELAARTREESTLNVAFLTFLCLACLIAAVGVVTDSPVTVVGAMVVGPEFGPLAALAVALVRRRAYLARRAAVALLVGFPAAMLVTALGVLGGEALGWITLESTRQLSEVDFIFRVGPLSLVVALFAGAAGMLSLVSAKSAALVGVFISVTTVPAAGFAVVAATVGDWSIAAQSAAQLAVNLVGIVVAGVLVLWVRQLADHRQQARARTV; this is encoded by the coding sequence ATGCTGCATTTGCGGGTGATCGCGCCGACCGAACTACGCGAATCGGTCATCGAACTGCTGACCGAGAACCCCGGCGTGACGCATCTGGTCGTCCACCGCGGGGCGGCGCTCGACCCGCACGGCGACGAGATCACCGCCGACATCGCCAGGGAGTCGGCCAACGAGGTCATCGACGGTCTCAAACGGCTGCGGGTCAAGGAACGCGGAGCGATCACCCTCGACGTCGTCGACACGGTGCTGTCGACCCGCGCTTACCGCGCCGAGGACGAGGCCGCGGGCGATCCCGCCGACGCCGTGGTGTGGGACGAACTGGCCGCCCGTACCCGGGAGGAGTCCACGCTCAACGTCGCCTTCCTGACGTTCCTGTGCCTCGCGTGCCTGATCGCAGCGGTCGGGGTGGTCACCGATTCGCCCGTCACCGTGGTCGGCGCGATGGTGGTGGGGCCGGAATTCGGACCATTGGCGGCGCTTGCCGTCGCGCTGGTGCGCCGGCGGGCCTACCTCGCGCGGCGCGCCGCCGTCGCGTTGTTGGTCGGCTTCCCGGCGGCGATGCTCGTCACGGCCCTCGGCGTGCTAGGCGGGGAGGCGCTCGGCTGGATCACGCTGGAAAGCACCCGCCAGCTCTCCGAGGTCGACTTCATCTTCCGGGTCGGGCCGCTGTCGTTGGTCGTTGCCCTGTTCGCGGGCGCGGCGGGCATGTTGTCGTTGGTGTCGGCGAAATCCGCTGCGCTGGTCGGAGTTTTCATCTCGGTCACCACGGTGCCCGCCGCGGGATTCGCCGTCGTCGCGGCCACGGTCGGCGACTGGTCGATCGCGGCGCAGTCAGCCGCCCAGCTGGCCGTGAATCTGGTCGGCATCGTCGTGGCAGGCGTGTTGGTGTTGTGGGTGCGTCAGCTCGCCGATCACCGTCAACAGGCACGAGCGCGGACAGTGTGA
- a CDS encoding LuxR family transcriptional regulator has translation MAGSLGVPAVGLIGRRSEMRALGELLGAIRSGQSQVLVVSGEPGVGKTVLLEALVEQATGCLVLHAGGVQAEMELAFAGLHQLLAPITGRLDVLPQPQREALETTFGLSAAAKSDRFFIGLAALTLLSTAADEQPIICVVDDEQWLDSASKQVMAFVARRLGAESVGLVFASRTPSDELSGLPELKVDGLAVEEARVLLDSVLTAPVDPHVRDQIVTETRGNPLALLELTRGVTPAELAGGFTLPGLIPLSGRIEASFRRRLELLPEAAVRFVQLAAADPVGDPSLLWSAASLLGVDADAALPALDAGLLEVGTRVQFRHPLVRSAAYRSASLSDRQAIHRALAEATDSRVDPDRRAWHRAQASVGPDEAVAEELESSADRAQSRGGLAAAAAFLERAAALTPEPARRGGRTLAAAKAKRDAGALDAALGLLVATDGVPLDDMQLAQAQYLRGEIAFDQLRVRDAARYLQSAAALFAPLSPELTREVRLQALDATMWLADLDGPGGMRETAAAARASPPSIQPPRTVDVLLDALATLYTDGYQAGAPMLAHAIRLILADDARDDAGLWLPLARSKVTAALAAELWDAEAWHELALGLVHFARRTGAPVYLQFALQYLAWTYLLRGEFATAGLVIDEGRLVADATGNPPLTFIDMLMAAWRGHEQSASELIRATEASATESGLCKVADFAEYARSVLYNGLGRHEEALVAARRVFDSDHVGFSAFVIPELSEAASRTGDVDVITVALTYVSDRIRVNSTAWLSGIQSRLRALLANGRAAERYYRESLAQLGQTNVAAELARGHLLYGEWLRRENRRVEARTALHTADEMFTAMGVDGFAERARRELLATGETARKRKTTAHDELTPQELQVARLARDGLTNPEIGVQLFISPRTVQYHLRKVFSKLGIRSRAELTHVLSPSQVETRNRHHD, from the coding sequence ATGGCCGGGAGTCTTGGTGTTCCTGCCGTCGGGTTGATCGGCCGACGAAGCGAAATGCGCGCACTCGGCGAACTTCTCGGGGCGATCCGCTCCGGCCAAAGCCAGGTACTGGTAGTCAGCGGTGAGCCCGGTGTGGGCAAAACGGTGTTGTTGGAGGCGCTGGTCGAGCAGGCGACCGGCTGCCTCGTGCTACACGCGGGCGGTGTACAAGCAGAGATGGAGCTGGCCTTTGCCGGGCTGCATCAGCTACTGGCACCGATCACCGGCAGGCTCGATGTCTTGCCGCAGCCTCAGCGCGAGGCACTCGAAACCACGTTCGGCCTCAGTGCCGCGGCGAAATCCGACAGATTTTTCATTGGCCTGGCCGCGTTGACCCTACTCTCCACGGCCGCTGACGAGCAGCCAATCATTTGCGTGGTCGACGACGAACAGTGGCTCGACAGCGCGTCGAAACAGGTCATGGCATTCGTGGCGCGCCGGTTGGGTGCCGAGTCCGTTGGCCTCGTCTTCGCGTCGAGGACGCCGAGCGACGAGTTGTCCGGATTGCCGGAGTTGAAGGTTGACGGGTTGGCGGTTGAGGAAGCACGGGTGCTGCTCGATTCCGTACTCACGGCCCCCGTTGATCCCCACGTACGCGACCAGATCGTGACCGAGACTCGTGGCAATCCGTTGGCGCTACTCGAACTCACTCGAGGCGTCACACCCGCGGAACTGGCCGGAGGTTTCACATTGCCCGGGCTGATCCCGCTTTCGGGCCGAATCGAGGCGAGCTTTCGGCGCCGCCTCGAGCTGTTACCCGAAGCGGCGGTCCGTTTCGTGCAGTTGGCTGCGGCGGACCCGGTGGGCGATCCGTCCCTGCTGTGGAGTGCAGCATCTCTGCTTGGCGTCGACGCCGACGCCGCGCTACCTGCGCTGGATGCTGGTCTTCTCGAAGTCGGCACGCGGGTGCAGTTTCGCCATCCGTTGGTTCGGTCGGCGGCGTATCGATCGGCCTCGCTGTCCGATCGACAGGCCATTCATCGGGCATTGGCCGAGGCCACCGACTCCCGGGTGGATCCGGATCGACGTGCTTGGCATCGGGCGCAGGCGTCCGTGGGGCCGGATGAAGCCGTCGCCGAAGAACTCGAGAGCTCCGCCGACCGCGCTCAAAGCCGGGGCGGGTTGGCCGCCGCCGCCGCCTTTCTGGAACGCGCGGCGGCGCTTACCCCTGAACCCGCGCGCCGCGGCGGCCGTACTTTGGCCGCCGCCAAGGCCAAACGTGACGCCGGGGCGCTCGATGCCGCCCTCGGACTGCTGGTCGCCACCGACGGTGTGCCGCTCGACGACATGCAGCTGGCACAGGCGCAATACCTGCGCGGGGAGATCGCGTTCGATCAACTCCGAGTCCGAGATGCGGCTCGCTATCTGCAAAGCGCGGCAGCGCTGTTCGCGCCCCTCAGTCCTGAGCTGACACGAGAAGTGCGACTGCAGGCTCTCGACGCGACGATGTGGCTCGCCGATCTCGACGGCCCCGGCGGTATGCGTGAGACCGCGGCGGCGGCACGTGCAAGTCCCCCAAGCATCCAGCCGCCGCGGACAGTCGATGTGTTGCTCGATGCGCTCGCGACCCTGTACACCGACGGTTATCAGGCGGGTGCGCCGATGCTCGCGCACGCCATCCGATTGATTCTCGCCGACGATGCACGCGACGACGCCGGTTTGTGGCTCCCGCTCGCTCGCTCGAAAGTGACCGCTGCTCTCGCCGCGGAGCTGTGGGATGCAGAAGCGTGGCACGAACTGGCTTTGGGGCTCGTCCATTTCGCCCGTCGCACCGGGGCGCCGGTGTACCTCCAGTTCGCGCTGCAGTACCTGGCGTGGACGTATCTGCTGCGTGGCGAGTTTGCCACCGCGGGCCTGGTGATCGACGAAGGTCGGCTGGTAGCCGATGCGACGGGAAATCCGCCGCTGACTTTCATCGACATGTTGATGGCTGCCTGGCGTGGCCATGAGCAGTCGGCGTCGGAACTGATTCGGGCTACCGAGGCGTCCGCTACCGAGAGTGGATTGTGTAAAGTCGCCGACTTCGCCGAGTACGCGCGATCGGTGCTCTACAACGGCTTGGGCCGGCATGAGGAGGCTCTTGTCGCCGCCCGCCGGGTTTTCGACAGCGACCACGTCGGATTCTCGGCCTTCGTCATCCCGGAACTGTCCGAAGCGGCTTCCCGCACGGGAGACGTGGACGTGATCACTGTGGCGTTGACTTACGTCTCGGACCGGATCCGCGTGAACTCCACCGCTTGGTTATCGGGCATCCAATCGCGCCTGCGCGCGCTGCTCGCCAATGGGCGAGCGGCCGAACGCTATTACCGCGAATCCCTCGCGCAGCTCGGCCAGACCAATGTGGCTGCCGAACTTGCGCGCGGCCACCTTCTCTACGGCGAATGGCTGCGCCGTGAGAACAGGCGGGTCGAAGCGCGCACCGCCCTTCATACTGCCGACGAAATGTTCACCGCTATGGGGGTCGACGGGTTCGCCGAGCGGGCGCGTCGGGAGTTGCTCGCCACCGGTGAGACTGCGCGCAAGCGTAAGACCACGGCGCACGATGAGCTCACACCCCAGGAACTGCAGGTGGCTCGGCTCGCTCGGGATGGATTGACCAACCCCGAAATCGGCGTCCAATTGTTCATCAGTCCGCGCACAGTCCAGTACCACCTTCGCAAGGTGTTCTCCAAGCTCGGCATCCGGTCACGCGCGGAACTGACCCACGTCCTGTCCCCCAGTCAAGTGGAAACACGAAACCGCCACCACGACTGA